One stretch of Rosistilla oblonga DNA includes these proteins:
- a CDS encoding PQQ-binding-like beta-propeller repeat protein, producing MRFLVCQALLLLLMSPGLGWAQRGAVPADIPELETSGRIALQQIDQLIGAQSWDAAVDEILRLADTSGDRLIQIDLDPNTTESLQRWVPVRDYLNDRLVRWGLAAPEVLSRYRQRIDSLAAAAVEAAATQKDLSQADRAVREFLASSHGDVALRLQADLAIDRGWAQRGRDALVRIDSRLQATGVGENPVAMVPAVAWNPLLVRYPESVAGIAEQVSRDDRGLSFGSYRGTALPLPKLAARLPYCSVLQGDIPRAERELALVGTMFQSFADSPAEQTLRRAIAIAKEESTAPDATVQFAEFPIWTTPLHRIDRDPTLDSVSGSSGAAGSRRSSYFPAVWNGRVFVHDVNRIVGFDLRTGSGWPIEDSNAAVFDTGQPPEEILPPAALPASGWPRFTLNVVGDRMVARLGPAVTGWLPVMRKPPGSASSVAVFDLDGEGRLLDAYPKSLDAEELGDYEIEAPPMLVGDRIFCGITRRAGSLYTSRVLCIDLRSGQRLWISPELAVGPMPNQPPANRVSHATVAYREGMLFYHANLGTVSAIDAQTGKISWLVRYHRGSANDNPYRDEPFVDDRDLSPVLLDAELAIVAAADCDRLFALDSATGQTLWTSGPELAEDVECLLGTTATHVIASGDRLYWIDKFTGCVDAVFAGGSTSLAAGGSLQPRTAGRGAIAGNRIYWPTDDAILVFDAVLADTDTRPAVRMVDRIDLLPRDLRGGNLLIRDGYLILASPDRLAVFDSREFKVATIAPGSPIGETLKHE from the coding sequence ATGCGGTTCCTTGTTTGCCAAGCGTTGCTCTTGCTGCTGATGTCGCCTGGGCTCGGATGGGCTCAGCGCGGCGCGGTGCCTGCCGATATTCCCGAGCTGGAAACCTCGGGCCGGATCGCGCTGCAGCAGATCGACCAATTGATTGGCGCCCAGTCGTGGGATGCCGCGGTCGATGAGATCCTGCGTCTTGCCGACACGTCGGGGGATCGATTGATCCAAATCGATCTCGATCCCAACACGACTGAATCGCTGCAGCGTTGGGTTCCGGTTCGCGATTACCTGAACGACCGGCTGGTGCGGTGGGGACTCGCCGCTCCAGAAGTCTTGTCGCGTTATCGCCAGCGAATCGATTCGCTGGCGGCCGCGGCCGTCGAGGCAGCCGCCACGCAGAAGGATCTTAGCCAAGCAGACCGCGCAGTCCGCGAGTTCCTTGCCAGTTCGCACGGCGATGTGGCGCTCCGTTTACAAGCCGACCTGGCGATCGATCGCGGTTGGGCTCAGCGAGGCCGCGATGCTCTGGTCCGCATCGATTCGCGTTTGCAGGCGACCGGCGTTGGGGAAAATCCCGTGGCGATGGTTCCCGCGGTCGCTTGGAATCCATTGCTCGTGAGGTACCCGGAGAGCGTGGCGGGGATTGCGGAGCAAGTGTCGCGCGACGATCGAGGCTTGAGTTTCGGATCCTACCGCGGAACCGCTCTCCCCTTGCCCAAGCTTGCGGCACGGCTTCCTTATTGTTCGGTGCTGCAGGGAGACATTCCGCGAGCCGAACGCGAGCTGGCGTTGGTGGGAACGATGTTCCAGTCGTTTGCCGATTCGCCAGCGGAGCAGACGTTGCGGCGGGCGATCGCGATAGCGAAAGAAGAGTCGACCGCGCCGGATGCGACGGTTCAATTCGCAGAGTTTCCGATCTGGACGACTCCGCTGCACCGGATCGATCGCGATCCGACCCTCGATTCCGTCAGCGGTTCGTCGGGGGCGGCCGGCAGTCGGCGATCGAGCTACTTTCCGGCGGTTTGGAACGGACGCGTCTTCGTTCACGACGTGAATCGAATCGTCGGCTTCGATCTCCGCACGGGATCCGGTTGGCCGATCGAAGATTCCAATGCGGCAGTCTTCGACACGGGGCAGCCGCCCGAGGAAATCTTGCCTCCCGCGGCGCTTCCGGCATCGGGCTGGCCGCGATTCACGTTGAACGTGGTTGGCGATCGGATGGTCGCGCGGCTGGGACCGGCGGTGACCGGTTGGTTGCCGGTGATGCGGAAGCCTCCGGGAAGTGCGTCGTCGGTGGCGGTGTTCGATCTCGACGGCGAGGGGCGATTGTTGGACGCCTATCCGAAATCGCTCGACGCTGAAGAACTGGGCGACTACGAAATCGAAGCACCTCCGATGTTGGTGGGCGATCGAATTTTCTGCGGGATCACGCGGCGTGCCGGTTCGCTGTACACAAGTCGCGTGCTGTGCATCGACCTGCGATCGGGGCAGCGGTTGTGGATCAGTCCCGAACTGGCGGTCGGGCCGATGCCCAATCAACCGCCCGCCAACCGCGTCTCGCATGCGACGGTCGCGTATCGCGAGGGGATGCTGTTCTATCACGCCAACTTGGGAACTGTTTCGGCGATCGATGCGCAGACGGGCAAGATTTCTTGGTTGGTTCGTTACCATCGCGGTTCGGCAAACGATAACCCTTATCGGGACGAACCGTTTGTCGACGATCGCGACCTGTCGCCGGTGCTGTTGGATGCGGAGCTAGCGATCGTTGCGGCGGCTGATTGCGATCGCTTGTTCGCGTTGGATTCGGCGACGGGGCAGACGCTGTGGACCAGCGGGCCCGAACTGGCCGAAGACGTGGAGTGTCTGTTGGGGACGACGGCAACACACGTGATCGCTTCGGGAGATCGGCTGTACTGGATCGATAAGTTCACCGGATGCGTCGACGCGGTTTTTGCTGGCGGTTCGACTTCGCTGGCTGCCGGTGGATCGTTGCAGCCGCGGACGGCGGGACGCGGCGCGATCGCGGGGAATCGAATCTACTGGCCGACCGACGATGCGATCCTTGTCTTCGATGCGGTCCTTGCCGATACGGATACGAGGCCCGCGGTGCGGATGGTCGATCGGATCGATCTGTTGCCCCGCGATCTACGCGGCGGCAATCTGTTGATCCGCGACGGGTATCTGATCTTGGCGAGTCCCGATCGGTTGGCCGTTTTCGATTCCCGCGAATTCAAGGTTGCCACGATTGCCCCTGGCTCGCCAATCGGCGAAACTTTGAAGCATGAATGA
- a CDS encoding AAA family ATPase, with protein MNDSQNIGDRELIERLASEYAAIKAELAKAIIGQEETIEQVITALVAGGHCLLVGVPGLAKTLLVHSLASTLKLDFSRIQFTPDLMPSDITGTEVIQQDRETGERQFKFLPGPIFGNIILADEINRTPPKTQAALLEAMQERQVTAGGTRHELPNPFFVLATQNPIEQDGTYPLPEAQLDRFMFDVRIDYPNEADELQVVLQTTDDKEESLTAVVDGAQLLEFRHLVRRIPIAEPVARYAMTLARGSRPSDPRASDQVKKYVRWGSGPRGSQYLVLAAKARAALQGRHLVERDDVDAVALPVLRHRIRLNFAAEADGLTVAQVIQDLIQRARNGAEPAGVAAVFRNPTS; from the coding sequence ATGAATGACAGCCAGAATATCGGTGACCGCGAGTTGATCGAGCGGTTGGCCAGCGAATACGCAGCGATTAAAGCCGAATTGGCCAAAGCGATCATCGGCCAGGAAGAAACGATCGAGCAGGTGATCACGGCATTGGTTGCCGGCGGTCATTGTCTGTTGGTCGGGGTGCCCGGTTTGGCCAAGACGTTGTTGGTGCACAGTTTGGCATCGACGCTCAAGCTCGATTTCAGCCGGATCCAGTTCACTCCCGATCTGATGCCCAGCGATATCACCGGAACCGAGGTGATCCAACAGGATCGCGAGACGGGGGAACGGCAGTTCAAATTTCTGCCGGGACCGATCTTTGGCAACATCATCTTGGCCGACGAGATCAATCGGACGCCGCCCAAAACGCAGGCTGCGTTGTTGGAAGCGATGCAAGAGCGGCAGGTGACCGCGGGCGGAACGCGACACGAATTGCCGAATCCGTTTTTTGTTTTGGCCACGCAAAATCCGATCGAACAAGACGGCACCTACCCGTTGCCCGAAGCTCAATTGGATCGGTTCATGTTCGACGTGCGGATCGATTACCCCAACGAAGCGGATGAATTGCAGGTCGTGCTGCAGACGACCGACGACAAAGAGGAATCGCTGACCGCGGTTGTCGACGGGGCGCAGTTGCTGGAGTTCCGTCATTTGGTTCGTCGGATTCCGATCGCCGAGCCGGTCGCGCGGTATGCGATGACGCTGGCTCGCGGCAGTCGGCCGTCGGATCCGCGGGCGTCGGACCAGGTGAAGAAGTATGTGCGTTGGGGAAGCGGCCCGCGCGGCAGCCAGTACCTGGTGCTGGCGGCAAAAGCTCGGGCGGCGCTGCAGGGGCGGCATCTGGTCGAGCGAGACGATGTCGATGCGGTGGCGTTGCCGGTGCTGCGGCATCGGATTCGATTGAACTTCGCCGCCGAAGCCGATGGGCTGACCGTGGCGCAGGTCATCCAAGATCTGATCCAACGCGCTCGCAATGGCGCCGAACCGGCCGGCGTTGCGGCGGTGTTTCGAAATCCGACCTCCTAA
- a CDS encoding DUF58 domain-containing protein, translated as MYQTFAKYLDHDAYTALNALRLKSRHRFAGSAAGEHRSFRMGQAIEFAQHRQYAPGDDLRYLDWKIYGRTDKYYLKQSEDETDLCCYVLLDNSESMSFAGTDSEISKLQYARKLAVALAFVTLAGQDRIGLGMLSDRLFDYLPPSSAISQLSRWDEVFEKTPAAGGTDLPSGVAQFVDQARQPGLVVLISDLLGPEQGLQGALTLLRGAGHDAIVLHVMDRQEREFRFDGELHFEGLESAGEVDVNGAQIRNAYLEELDNFIEKQRQNCWGLGFEFSTVLTDFPLAAALSSHFRH; from the coding sequence ATGTATCAAACGTTTGCCAAGTATCTGGATCACGACGCGTACACGGCGTTGAACGCTTTGCGGCTGAAGTCGCGGCATCGCTTCGCCGGTTCTGCGGCGGGAGAGCATCGCAGTTTTCGGATGGGGCAAGCTATCGAGTTCGCGCAGCATCGCCAGTATGCGCCGGGGGACGATCTGCGTTACCTCGACTGGAAGATCTACGGGCGGACCGACAAGTACTATCTGAAGCAGAGCGAAGACGAAACGGATTTATGCTGTTACGTGTTGCTGGACAACAGCGAGAGCATGTCGTTTGCTGGCACCGATTCGGAAATTTCCAAGCTGCAGTATGCACGCAAGTTGGCGGTCGCGTTGGCCTTCGTCACGCTAGCAGGACAAGACCGGATCGGTCTGGGAATGTTGAGCGATCGCTTGTTCGACTATCTGCCGCCGTCGAGCGCCATCAGCCAACTGTCCCGCTGGGACGAGGTCTTTGAAAAAACGCCAGCTGCCGGGGGGACCGATCTGCCTAGTGGTGTGGCGCAATTTGTCGATCAGGCTCGGCAACCGGGGCTGGTCGTCTTGATCAGCGATCTGTTGGGACCCGAGCAGGGGCTGCAGGGAGCGCTGACGCTTTTGCGTGGTGCAGGACATGATGCAATTGTGCTGCATGTAATGGATCGGCAGGAGAGGGAGTTTCGCTTCGACGGCGAACTCCATTTTGAGGGTCTCGAATCTGCGGGTGAGGTCGATGTTAACGGCGCTCAGATACGCAATGCTTATCTAGAGGAGCTGGATAACTTTATAGAAAAGCAGCGCCAAAACTGTTGGGGGCTGGGATTTGAGTTTTCGACAGTGTTGACCGATTTCCCCTTGGCGGCGGCCTTGTCGTCGCACTTCCGCCATTGA
- a CDS encoding glycogen/starch/alpha-glucan phosphorylase: MTATTLTKPASIDLAGLDEEIRRHLHYTLGYHERDVSPRYVCRATALAVRDRLVGSWQQTRDAIRETDQRRVYYLSLEFLIGRSLSNAIQNIDLDGPAREALHQYGLSLEEVAEKEHDAGLGNGGLGRLAACFLDSCANLKLPVVGYGIRYEYGMFHQHIENGRQIEDPDHWLRDGNPWEMERPDEAQNVHFYGYTEHYRDDEGTPRCRWAGSHDVVAVPYDMPIPGYRNKTVNTLRLWKAAATDAFDLEEFNSGSYPEAVASKNMAEQISMVLYPNDASENGKELRLKQQYFLVSASLQDIVKDWVEKHGDDFTDFGKKNCFQLNDTHPACAVAELMRILLDQYQMEWQQAWEITTQCMAYTNHTLLPEALERWSVSLFSRLLPRLLDIIYEINHRFLAEVSKKWPGDVARQRRMSLVEEGENPHIRMAHLAIVGSFSVNGVAGLHTELLKSGLFQDFYELWPKKFNNKTNGVTQRRWLAHCNPGLRDLLNETIGEGWQTDLSQIERLRPFAEDAAFRKRWAEVKLQNKRRLIEYVRQTTGIEFQEAALFDVQVKRIHEYKRQLLNLLHVLNLYDRIQRGDTAGMVPRCVLIGGKAAPGYHVAKMIVNLINNVASVINADEKANDLLKLVFLPNYRVSAMEVICPATELSEQISTAGKEASGTGNMKFMMNGALTIGTLDGANIEIREQAGDDNFFLFGLDAAEVAETKKAYDPNKIIAGDEEIQRIMAMIEGGRFDAGNPGTFNILTAGLRNPYDPWLTIADLRDYIDTQRKVDAAYQDQEGWNRMSILNTANSGWFSSDRTIQQYADEIWQAKPLG; encoded by the coding sequence ATGACAGCAACAACTTTAACCAAACCCGCGTCGATTGATCTCGCTGGCCTGGACGAAGAAATTCGGCGGCACCTGCACTATACCCTCGGGTATCACGAACGGGATGTTTCGCCTCGCTACGTCTGTCGCGCGACAGCTTTGGCGGTTCGCGATCGATTGGTGGGCAGTTGGCAGCAGACGCGCGACGCGATTCGTGAAACCGATCAGCGCCGCGTCTATTATCTATCGCTTGAGTTCTTGATCGGGCGTTCGTTGAGCAACGCGATCCAGAACATCGACCTCGATGGTCCCGCTCGCGAGGCGTTGCACCAATACGGTTTGAGCCTGGAAGAGGTCGCCGAAAAGGAGCACGATGCGGGACTTGGCAACGGTGGTTTGGGCCGCTTGGCAGCTTGTTTTCTCGACAGTTGCGCCAACCTGAAATTGCCGGTCGTCGGTTACGGTATCCGTTACGAATACGGCATGTTCCACCAACACATCGAAAACGGCCGCCAAATCGAAGATCCCGATCATTGGTTGCGCGATGGCAATCCGTGGGAGATGGAGCGTCCCGACGAAGCGCAGAACGTTCATTTCTACGGCTACACCGAACACTACCGCGACGACGAGGGAACACCTCGTTGTCGTTGGGCCGGCAGCCACGACGTCGTTGCCGTTCCCTATGACATGCCGATCCCGGGCTATCGCAACAAGACCGTCAACACGCTGCGGTTGTGGAAAGCGGCGGCGACCGACGCTTTCGATCTGGAAGAGTTCAATTCGGGCAGTTACCCCGAAGCTGTCGCGTCGAAAAACATGGCCGAACAGATTTCGATGGTCCTGTATCCCAACGATGCTAGCGAAAACGGGAAGGAGTTGCGTCTGAAGCAGCAATACTTCCTGGTCTCTGCCAGCTTGCAAGATATCGTCAAGGATTGGGTCGAAAAGCACGGCGATGACTTCACCGACTTTGGCAAGAAGAATTGCTTCCAATTAAACGACACGCACCCCGCGTGTGCCGTCGCCGAATTGATGCGGATCTTGTTGGATCAGTATCAGATGGAATGGCAGCAGGCTTGGGAAATCACCACGCAGTGCATGGCATACACCAACCACACGCTGTTGCCCGAGGCGTTGGAGCGTTGGTCGGTGTCGCTGTTCAGCCGTTTGCTGCCGCGATTGTTGGACATCATCTATGAGATCAACCATCGCTTCCTGGCTGAAGTCTCCAAGAAATGGCCGGGCGATGTGGCGCGTCAACGCCGCATGTCGTTGGTCGAAGAGGGAGAGAATCCTCACATCCGGATGGCACATCTGGCGATCGTCGGCAGCTTCTCGGTCAACGGCGTTGCTGGTTTGCACACCGAACTGTTGAAGAGCGGTCTGTTCCAGGACTTCTATGAACTGTGGCCGAAGAAGTTCAATAACAAGACGAATGGTGTGACCCAGCGTCGTTGGTTGGCGCACTGCAATCCAGGGCTTCGCGATCTGTTGAACGAAACGATTGGCGAGGGCTGGCAGACCGATCTGAGCCAGATCGAACGGCTGCGTCCGTTTGCCGAAGACGCTGCGTTTCGCAAGCGTTGGGCAGAGGTCAAACTGCAAAACAAGCGTCGCTTGATCGAATACGTTCGCCAGACAACGGGGATCGAATTCCAAGAAGCTGCGTTGTTCGACGTGCAGGTCAAACGGATTCACGAGTACAAGCGTCAGCTGTTGAATCTGCTGCACGTGTTGAATCTGTACGACCGGATCCAACGTGGCGACACCGCCGGGATGGTTCCGCGTTGCGTGCTGATCGGTGGCAAAGCGGCTCCCGGATATCACGTTGCCAAGATGATCGTCAACTTGATCAACAACGTCGCCAGCGTGATCAACGCCGATGAAAAAGCGAACGACCTGTTGAAGCTGGTCTTCCTGCCGAACTACCGCGTTTCAGCGATGGAAGTGATCTGCCCGGCGACCGAACTGTCCGAACAGATTTCGACCGCGGGTAAAGAGGCGTCGGGTACCGGCAACATGAAGTTCATGATGAACGGTGCTCTGACGATCGGAACGCTCGACGGTGCGAATATCGAGATTCGCGAACAGGCCGGCGATGACAATTTCTTCCTGTTCGGACTCGATGCGGCAGAAGTTGCAGAGACCAAAAAGGCTTACGATCCCAACAAGATTATCGCCGGCGACGAAGAGATCCAACGGATCATGGCGATGATCGAAGGTGGTCGGTTCGACGCCGGGAATCCTGGCACGTTTAACATCTTGACCGCCGGGCTCCGCAATCCTTACGACCCGTGGCTGACGATCGCCGATCTTCGCGATTACATCGACACGCAACGCAAGGTCGATGCGGCGTACCAAGATCAAGAGGGTTGGAACCGGATGAGCATCTTGAACACAGCCAACAGCGGCTGGTTCTCGAGCGATCGCACGATCCAACAATACGCCGACGAGATCTGGCAAGCCAAGCCGTTGGGCTAG
- a CDS encoding sulfatase, producing the protein MRLPILFAVAWLSCATLAASAAERPNVLLICVDDLRPELNCFGKSYIRSPNIDALAARGRIFERHYVQAPTCGASRFAMLTGRYGPSDNGALFKRAAQIAKNADSVSASMPAWFRQNGYTTVSVGKVSHHPGGRGGPDWDREDQLEMPHSWDRHLLPAGPWQHPRGAMHGLAHGEIRHDPSKMDLFQSSEGDDSIYPDGLITDEALRQLDRLSGDDGEQPFFLAVGIIRPHLPFGAPAKYMQPYRDLTLPPIPHPEKPSGKTTWHRSGEFMRYNHWGKDPNHDAEFATAVRKHYAACVTYADAQVGKLVERLNQLGQQDNTIIVLWGDHGWHLGEHGIWGKHALFEESLRSPLVICHPGLPDPGVATRSIVESVDIFPTLCSLSGLPQPDFVDGVSLTPILQSADAAGHPAVSYAKAQTLRTDTHRLIVHRDGYVELYDHRGEDGETTNIAEKHPELVEAMLQQLRQRMEG; encoded by the coding sequence ATGCGTTTGCCCATTCTGTTTGCCGTCGCTTGGCTGAGCTGCGCGACGCTGGCTGCTTCCGCTGCCGAGCGTCCCAATGTTTTATTGATCTGCGTCGACGATCTGCGACCCGAATTGAACTGCTTTGGGAAGTCGTACATTCGATCGCCGAATATCGACGCCCTGGCGGCTCGCGGCCGGATCTTCGAACGCCATTATGTTCAAGCCCCGACGTGCGGAGCGTCGCGGTTTGCGATGCTGACCGGGCGGTATGGTCCCAGCGATAACGGGGCGCTGTTTAAGCGAGCCGCTCAGATCGCGAAAAATGCCGACTCGGTATCCGCCAGCATGCCGGCATGGTTTCGGCAAAACGGATATACGACGGTTTCGGTCGGCAAGGTCTCGCATCATCCCGGTGGACGAGGCGGACCCGACTGGGATCGAGAGGATCAACTGGAGATGCCCCATTCCTGGGACCGGCATCTGTTGCCCGCCGGACCGTGGCAGCATCCACGCGGCGCGATGCATGGTTTGGCTCATGGCGAGATCCGGCACGATCCTTCCAAGATGGATCTGTTTCAATCGAGCGAAGGAGACGATTCGATCTATCCCGATGGCTTGATCACCGATGAAGCGCTGCGTCAGTTGGATCGATTGAGCGGCGACGACGGCGAGCAGCCATTCTTTTTAGCCGTTGGTATCATCCGACCGCATCTGCCCTTTGGGGCTCCTGCAAAATACATGCAGCCCTATCGCGATCTCACCCTGCCGCCGATCCCTCATCCGGAGAAGCCGTCGGGAAAGACGACGTGGCACCGATCGGGAGAGTTCATGCGGTATAACCATTGGGGCAAGGATCCCAATCACGATGCCGAATTTGCGACCGCCGTGCGGAAGCATTACGCAGCGTGTGTCACGTACGCCGACGCTCAGGTTGGCAAGCTCGTCGAGCGATTGAATCAGCTGGGACAACAGGACAACACGATCATCGTGTTATGGGGCGACCACGGCTGGCATTTGGGAGAGCACGGGATCTGGGGGAAGCACGCGTTGTTTGAAGAGTCGTTGCGATCGCCGTTGGTGATCTGCCATCCCGGTCTGCCCGATCCTGGCGTGGCAACGCGGTCGATCGTCGAAAGCGTCGACATCTTTCCGACTCTATGCAGTCTGAGCGGTCTGCCGCAGCCCGATTTTGTCGACGGAGTTTCCTTGACGCCGATTCTCCAATCGGCAGATGCCGCCGGGCATCCAGCGGTCTCGTACGCCAAGGCTCAAACGCTTCGCACCGACACGCACCGCTTGATCGTCCATCGCGATGGCTACGTCGAACTGTACGATCATCGCGGCGAGGATGGTGAGACGACAAACATCGCCGAGAAACACCCCGAGCTGGTCGAAGCGATGCTGCAGCAGTTGCGTCAGCGGATGGAAGGCTGA
- a CDS encoding phosphatidylinositol-specific phospholipase C1-like protein: MAKSPMFSRFNRFVLVTACLFANRPVDVLADELRMNQIQVIGTHNSYRQQPHPALLTLIKTTAPEVAQTLEYSHRPLPEQFSDFGIRQIELDLFNDPKGGLFASPRGLALAAIADAENIAPYDPSGAMKQPGLKVLHVQDVDFASSVPTFTLAMETLKTWSDEHPRHVPIMVLLELKQDRPTPLLTQPLPFDSVALDAVDQEIRSIFPNTHLVTPDTIRGDHPNLRAAISADGWPTLDDCRGKIVFAMDNGGRLTRDYMADHPNLVGRVMFVDLGPDHPDSVFRKLNNPIRQFDEIQAAVRSGCLVRTRADADTREARDNDYSRAEKAFSSGAHFVSTDYPYPDPTKSSYRVRLADDAVARTNPLLAPSIEPIDE; this comes from the coding sequence ATGGCAAAGAGCCCAATGTTCTCACGGTTCAATCGATTTGTTTTGGTCACAGCATGTTTGTTTGCCAACCGTCCCGTCGACGTGTTGGCGGACGAATTGCGGATGAATCAAATCCAAGTGATCGGCACCCATAACTCCTATCGCCAACAGCCACATCCCGCGCTGCTGACGTTGATCAAAACAACCGCACCGGAGGTTGCCCAAACGCTGGAGTATAGCCACCGTCCGTTGCCTGAACAGTTTTCGGACTTCGGCATCCGGCAGATCGAACTGGACCTTTTTAATGATCCCAAGGGAGGGCTCTTTGCCTCGCCGCGTGGACTTGCCCTCGCCGCGATTGCCGATGCTGAAAACATCGCTCCATACGATCCATCCGGCGCGATGAAACAGCCCGGTTTAAAAGTCCTACACGTTCAAGACGTCGACTTTGCCTCCAGCGTACCGACCTTCACCCTCGCGATGGAAACACTCAAAACTTGGTCCGACGAGCACCCGCGTCACGTTCCGATCATGGTCTTGTTGGAATTGAAACAAGATCGACCGACGCCCTTGCTAACCCAACCGCTTCCTTTTGATTCCGTCGCCCTGGACGCTGTCGATCAAGAAATCCGCAGCATTTTCCCCAACACCCACCTCGTGACTCCCGACACCATCCGCGGCGATCACCCCAACCTGCGAGCCGCGATATCGGCCGACGGTTGGCCGACGTTGGATGATTGTCGAGGCAAAATCGTGTTTGCGATGGACAACGGCGGTCGGCTGACACGCGACTACATGGCAGACCATCCCAACCTCGTCGGCCGCGTAATGTTTGTCGATCTGGGCCCCGACCATCCCGATAGCGTTTTTCGCAAGCTGAACAATCCCATCCGCCAGTTCGATGAAATCCAGGCTGCGGTTCGATCGGGATGCTTGGTGCGAACACGAGCCGATGCGGACACCCGCGAGGCGCGCGATAACGATTACAGCCGAGCGGAGAAAGCGTTTTCCAGCGGTGCGCATTTTGTCAGCACCGATTACCCCTATCCAGACCCAACGAAGAGTTCCTACCGTGTGCGGCTGGCCGACGACGCAGTCGCTCGCACCAATCCACTGCTGGCCCCATCCATCGAACCGATCGATGAATAG
- a CDS encoding DUF1559 domain-containing protein has protein sequence MFTEPCRIRRTNGRLGFTLVELLVVIAIIGILVGLLLPAVQAAREAARRMQCPNNLKQLGLAALNHESTYGLVPASLIVELGSAPGASGQPGYPYPGIVHSWAPQFLPYIEQNALYERYDLRFPWFSSPSSVPGTPDNLAVTQQVVSSFICPSTPGGSERRCSGKFNFSVDFPFTDMAVTDYATNSSINPGSITFFGYPSGLSQSDLFSAMKPSLKGPGSTPILGESNSQANKIGFVDGTSNTILLCESAGRPDFYINGKSQGVTRSDGGWAHHENDYGLDGAISGTDSSPGNCVINCHNNNETYSFHPGGANHGFSDGSVRFISETTSAQVYAALITANGSGYTDAEVSPWQE, from the coding sequence ATGTTTACTGAACCATGCCGAATTCGGCGAACCAACGGCCGCCTCGGGTTTACGTTAGTTGAATTGTTGGTCGTGATCGCCATCATCGGCATCTTGGTTGGACTGCTGTTGCCCGCGGTTCAAGCGGCGCGCGAAGCCGCCAGACGCATGCAATGTCCCAACAATTTAAAACAACTGGGCCTGGCAGCACTGAACCATGAAAGCACCTACGGGCTTGTCCCAGCCAGCTTGATCGTGGAACTGGGATCCGCACCAGGTGCCAGCGGACAGCCGGGCTATCCCTACCCAGGCATCGTTCACTCATGGGCTCCTCAGTTCTTGCCCTACATCGAACAGAACGCACTCTACGAACGATACGATTTGAGATTCCCGTGGTTTTCATCTCCCAGCTCCGTCCCCGGAACTCCCGACAACCTAGCAGTCACGCAACAGGTCGTCTCTTCGTTCATCTGCCCTTCGACGCCTGGTGGCAGCGAGCGGCGGTGCAGTGGTAAGTTTAATTTCAGCGTCGACTTTCCCTTCACCGACATGGCGGTTACCGATTACGCCACCAACAGCTCGATCAACCCCGGCTCGATCACATTCTTTGGATACCCCAGTGGCCTCAGCCAATCGGATCTGTTCAGCGCGATGAAACCAAGCCTAAAGGGCCCTGGCAGCACGCCCATCCTTGGAGAGTCCAACTCTCAAGCAAACAAGATTGGTTTTGTCGACGGCACCTCGAATACGATCTTGTTGTGCGAGAGCGCTGGACGTCCCGACTTCTACATCAATGGCAAGTCGCAGGGCGTCACGCGATCCGACGGTGGCTGGGCACATCACGAAAATGACTACGGGCTCGACGGAGCGATTTCCGGTACCGATTCCTCGCCGGGCAACTGCGTCATCAACTGCCACAACAACAACGAAACCTACTCCTTCCATCCTGGCGGAGCGAACCACGGTTTCTCCGACGGGTCGGTCCGCTTTATTTCCGAAACCACTTCTGCCCAAGTCTACGCGGCTTTGATAACCGCCAACGGCAGCGGGTATACGGATGCGGAGGTTTCCCCATGGCAAGAATAA